In Streptomyces sp. NBC_01231, the sequence GAAGCGCCGTGCGGCCCATCGAGCGGTTCGACACCGACTCCTACCCGTGTCCCAACGCCGGCTTCCTGGCCGAGGAGACCGAGCGGGAGACCATCGGCACGTTCACCCCACGGGTGCGCAAGCGGATGGACCGCTTCTGCCAACTGGCGCTCTCAGCCGCCCGGTCCGCTCAGCACGACGCCGGCCTCGCACCGAGCGAGGACGCCGATCGGACCGGTGTGTACGTGGGCAACATGTTCGGTGGCTGGGAGATCACCGAGCCGAGCCTGCGCGGCCTGTTGGACCAGGGCTACACCGGGGTCAGCCCACACATCGCGTCGGCGTGGTTCCCCACCGCGCCGCAGGGGCAGATCACCATCGGAAACGGGCTGACCGGTTTCAGCAAGACCCTCGTGGCGGACAGTGCGAGTGCCGCGCTGGCCATCGGCTACGGGGCCCGGGCGGTGGCCGAAGGACGCGCCGATGTACTGCTCGCGGGCGGTGCGGAGGCGCCCGTGACGCCGTACACCTACACGTTCTGCACCACCTCGGGACGGCTTTCCCCCACCGGGACCTACCGGCCCGGGGACGACGCGGCGGACGGGTTCTGCGTCGGTGAGGGTGCCGTGATGCTCGTCCTGGAGCGCGAGGAGACGGCCCGGGCGCGTGAGGCGGTCCCGCTGGCCAGGCTGGCGGGCTTCGCCCTCCGGCACGTACCGGAGGACGAGGTATTCGGGCCGTCCGGCACCCAGGCGCTCGCCGCGGTTCTCACGGCAGCGCTCGACGAGGCGGGCACCGATCGCGTCGACTGTGTCGCCCTCGACGCACAGGGAGCCGCCGGAGCCGATGAGTCCGAGCTGTCCGCCATCCACTCGGTGCTCGGTCCTGTCCCCCTCACCACGGCCAAGCCGGTGACCGGCAACCTCCTCGGCGCGGCGCCCGCGGTGGACGCGGCGGTCGCCCTGCTGAGCCTGCGGCACGGCACGATCCCGCCGGTGGCGGGCTGCGAGCGCCCGCGGAACGCGGACATCGTCGTCGGCGCGCCGCGCGAGACGCCCGTACGCACCGTCGCCCTGCTCGCCAGGGGCGCCGACGGCACGATCGCCGCGAGCGTGCTGCGGGCCATCTGATCCCCCCACTGTGAAGGAAGGTGTCATGAACAGCACCAAGAGCACATACGGGCAGGTGCACGACGTCCTCGTCGAGGTCGGCCTGGAGCCGTCGGAGATCACCAGCGGGGCCGCGCTCCGCGCCGACCTGGGCGTGGACTCGGCCGAACTCGTCGAGATCGTGACTGGGCTCGCACCGGGCAGCAAGGTGGACGGAAAAGTGCTGAAGTCCGTGGTGACCGTCGCCGACCTGGTCGTTTTCCTGGACAACCTGGCCTGAACGAGCCGAACATCTCACGAGGAGCCACCATGGAGAACACGCAGCACACCGAGCACACGGTCACCGCGCAGGTGCCGCAGAGCGTCGTCTGGGAGGTCCTGACCGACATCGAGAACTACCCGAACCTCTTCGGCGCCACCAAGTCCGCCGCCATCACGGAGCGGGGGGACGGCTACGAGATCGCCCGGCTCGAGGTGGACGTCAGCGGGCAGTTGCAGGCCTGGACCACCCGCCGCGACCTGGATCCGGAACTGGGCGTCATCGCCTACCGCCAGCTGGAGACTGCGCCGCTCGTGGCACACATGAGTGGGGAATGGCGGGCACTTCCGTACGGACCGGACCGCACCCAGGTCGTGCTGACCCACGACTTCGCCGCCCGCCAGGAGGGTGCGGACGGCAAGGTAGCCGGCCAGTTCACCCATGCCGAGGCCCACGAGATGCTCGCGGGGGCCGTCGAGCGCAACAGCACGGCGCATCTGGCCGCGGTCCGCGACGAGGCCGAGCGCCGTGCCGCGAGGGCGAAGAGGGCCGCGTAATGGCCACGTTGATCGACCTCAGCGTGCCCACGGGGCCGAACGCCGGCGAAGCGACTCCGGTGCAGATCGACACCCTCACGCACGAGCAAGGGCCGGCGGTGCTGGGGCTGAAGACGTCCGACTTCCCGGACGGCATGGCCATCTCGAGCGAGACGATCACGCTGACGACGCACACCGGGACCCACATGGACGCGCCGCTGCACTACGGCCCGCACAGTGGCGGCGAACCGGCCCGGAGCATCGACAAGGTTCCCCTGGAGTGGTGCATCGGGCCGGGAGTCCGGCTCGACGTGCGCCACATCAAACCCGGTGAGGAGATCGGCGAGGCCGATGTGACCGAGGCACTGGGCGTCGCCGAACACACCCTCGGCGACGGGGACATCGTGCTCCTGTGGACCGGGGCGGACCGGCTGTGGGGAAGCACCGAGTACCTGACCACGTACCCCGGCCTGTCCGGTGGCGCCACCCGGTTCCTGGTGGAACGGGGGGTCCGCGTGATCGGCATCGACGCGTGGGGGCTCGACCGGCCGATGGCGAGCATGATCGAGGACTACCGGCGCACCGGGGACCGGGAAACGCTCTGGCCGGCGCACGTGTACGGGCGGGAACGCGAGTACCTCCAGCTGGAAAAGCTGGCCAACCTCGGGCAGCTGCCCGGTCCGACCGGATTCACCGTCATGTGCTTCCCGATACCGGTGGTGAACGCAGGGGCCGGATGGACCCGCGTCGTGGCGGTGACCGGCAGGTTCGTCGAGTCCGACGGGTGACGGCCCGGCCACGGCACGCGCGACGTGCCGTGGCCGGGCCGTCACCCGTTCCCCGCCCGCGAGTCCCCAGACCGGGAGCCCCGGGGAATACGACCGGCCTGCCCGATCCGTAGGACGCCACGTAAGGGCCGCGCACCACGAGAAGGAGTCGTACCCATGAGCAACGACGCAACTTCCGCGCCCGTCAGGACCGGTGCGCCACCGGACATCGTCACGGCACTCGCGGACGCGGTGAACGTCTTCGACGCGACGCTGACGGGAGTTCGGGGCGGCGCCTGGGACACCGTGTCCCCGTGCTCCGAGTGGTCTACCCGGGACGTCGTGGGACACGTCATCGGCACCCTCGGCAAGGTCGCCCTGATCGCGCGGGGCGAGCCCACGCAGTCCGCGCCTTCGCAGCCCGGCGCCGCCGCCGCCGGCGACCCGGTGAAGGCATGGCGGGACGCGGCGGCGGCGGCGCGCACGGCCGTCGCCGCGGCCGACCCCAAGCTGCAGGTCGACACGCCGGCCGGGCGCCAGGACCTGGCCAGAGCGCTGGCGTTCCCGGTCTCGGACGTCATCGTGCACGCCTGGGACATCGCGGCGGCGACCGGCCGTTGGCTCCGTCTGCCCGATTCCCTGCTCGCCCACGTCGTGCACACCTGCGCGCAGGTACCGGAGGCGGCGCTGCGCGGCCCGGGGCGGATCGGTGAGGCGCGGCCGTCGGCGCCCGGAGCCGACGACACCACGCGGATGATGGCCTGGCTCGGCCGGGACGTCGAACGGTGGGCGACTGCGGACGACGCCGGGGCTCTCGCGAGCCGGGCCGCCGCGACGGACTCCGCCGAACTGCTCGCCCTGGACCGGGCCCATGTGTGGCATCCCTTCCGGCCCATGCCGGGCGTGGACGAACAGCTGCTGGTCACCGAAGCCGAAGGTGTGCGGCTGACCCTCGCCGACGGCCGGGAACTCATCGACGGAATGTCGTCGTTCTGGGCCGCCGTCCACGGCTACCGCAACCCGGTACTGGACAAGGCACTGGCCGATCAGGCGAGTCGGTTCACGCACGTGATGTTCGGCGGTCTGACCCACGAGCCGGCGATCCGGCTCGCGCACACGCTGGTGGACCTGACGCCCGACGGCCTGGAGCACGTGTATTTCTGCGACTCCGGGGCGGTGTCGGTCGAGGTCGCGTTGAAGATGTGCCTCCAGTACTGGCGTTCGTCGGGCCGGAGCGAGAAACGCCGGATGCTGACCTGGCGTCGTGGGTACCACGGCGCCAGTCTCCACGCGATGAGCGTGTGCGACCCGGACGACGGGGGACACGCGTCGTGGCAGGGACTCCTGCCCGAGCAGGTGTTCCTTCCGGCACCGCCCGCGTCGTCGGCCACCAGCCTGCGCAGCGCCACCGACCCGGCACGGACCGACGACGAACAGCTCGATCCGGCGTACGTCGACACCATGGCGCGGACCATCGCGGCACACGCCGACGAGTTGGCGGCGATCATCGTGGAACCGGTGGTGCAGAGCGCCGGGGGGATGCGCTTCCACGACCCCGGATACCTGCGGGTGCTGCGCGAGCTCGCCGACGAGCACGACGTACTTCTGATCTTCGACGAGATGGCCACCGGATTCGGCCACACCGGTGCCCTGTTCGCCGCCGATCACGTCGGCGTCACGCCCGACGTGATGTGCCTCGGCAAGACCCTCACCGGCGGGTACATGTCCATGGCCGCGACTCTCTGCACGACGCGCGTCGCCGACGGGATCCGGCAGGGCGAGCTGCCGGTGCTGGTGCACGGACAGACCTTCATGGCCAACGCGTTGACGGCGGCCGTGGCCAACGCCTCGCTGGGTCTGCTCGTCGACGGCGACTGGAAGGGCGACGTGGCGCGGATCGAGAGGGCGCTGCGCCGGGGACTGCAGGAGGCGGTGCATGCCGACGGTGTCGTCGACGTCCGGGTTCTCGGCGCCATCGGGGTGATCGAACTCGACCACCCCGTCGACAAGCGGATGGCCAAGGCGGCGGTCGACAACGGCGTCTGGCTGCGTCCCTTCGGGAACCTGATCTACTGCCTGCCGCCCTACCTCTGCACGGACGACGACATCGCCCGGATCTGCGCCGCGATGGTCGCCGCCGCAACCGTCGGGGCGGCCCCGAATCCGCCACAGCACTAGGTACGTCCACAGACGTGTCAACCCCGCGCGGGTGCTCGACCGGGACCCGGTCGGTCCGTCCGGACCGACCCCACTCGAAAGGAGCGATCGATGCCAGACCACGATGTGATCGTCGTCGGCGGAGGCCACAACGGACTGACGGCCGGCGCCTACATGGCCAAGGCCGGGCTCGACGTCGTCGTGCTGGAGGCGAGCGATGAGGTGGGCGGAGGCGTGGTGACCCAGGAGGTCACCCTGCCCGGGTTCCGACACGACCTGCACGCCATCGCCCATGTGTTCGTGCAACTCAACCCACTGTTACGGAACGACGAGCTGGGCCTGCTCTCACGGTACGGACTGGAGTATGTCTTCCCGGACCCGGCCATCGCCGTGGCCTTCCCGGACGGCGAGCACATCGAGTTCTACCGGGACCCCGACCGGACCGCGGAGACCATCGCCGCGATCTCGCCCGCCGACGCGCAGAACTACCTGCGCTTCCACAAGTTCGCCGACAGCATGCTGGACATGCTCGTCGACGCGATGTTCTCGCCGCCGCTGCCGATGGGCGAGTTCTTCGCCCTGCTGGGCCGGACTGAGGCCGGGCGCGAGATGACGCGCCTGCTGATGATGAGTTACCTCGACGTCATCGACGAGTGGTTCGAGCACCCGAAGATCAAGGCCGCGCTCGCGCGGTGGGTGTCCGAGCTCATCTGCGCACCGGAGGAGGGCGGCACAGGCGCGTTCCTGCTGGCGATGGTGCCGACGATGCACCGTTACGGCGTGGGGTTTCCGGTCGGCGGGTCCGGCGCCCTCTCCACGGCTCTGGCCAGTGCCTTCGTTGATCTCGGCGGGACGATCAGGACCAGCACCCCGGTGGACCGCTTCCTGTTCGAGGACGAGCGGGTGACCGGCGTGCGGCTGGGCACGGGGGAGGAGGTCACTGCGGCCCGGGCCGTCGTGGCGGACCTCAACATCCGCCAGATCCCCGAGATGGTCGACCACAGGTTCGGACCCGAGTGGGACGCGAAGGCGTTGCGTGGCAAACGGACCGCCTTCAGCTGCCTGGTCGGCCACCTCGCGCTGAGCGAGGCTCCGGTGTACGCCGCGGGCGACGAGGTGACCCGCGCCGGAATCCAGGAGTTCGCGCTGCCGCTGCCGGAGCTGCGCCAGGCTTTCGACGGGCTGAAGTACGGCACGACGGCGGTCGGCATGCCCAGCGCCGTCGTCGCGAGCGTCTGGGACCCGACACGTGCGCCCGAGGGCCAACACACCCTGTACCTGCTCGGGTACGCCCCGATGGAGTTGGAAGGGCAGAGCTGGGACGAGCACAAGGAAGAGATCTTCGACGAGATCTTCGCGACGTTCTGCAAGCTGACCACGAACATGGACTCGACGAAGGTGCTGTCCCGCAGCATCAAGTCACCGCTCGACGCAGCCCGGTTCAACGCGTCCTGGCCCAGCGGCGACGCCAGCCACCTCGGTCAGCAGATCCACCAGTACCTGGGGAACCGGCCGATGCCGAACATGGGGTACCGGCTGCCCGCCGACGGGTTCTTCCTCGTCGGCCCGTCGACCCATCCGGGCGGTGGGGCGAACTGCGGAGCACGCGCCGGGGTCCAGGCGATCCTCACCGACCTCGGCATCGATCCGGGCCCGGTGCTCCGCCCGAACTGATCGACGCCCCATCCGCATCCGACCCCGCCCGAGGCGACTCGCACCGACCACCGACCACCGACCACCGACCACCGACAGGAGAATCGTCATGCAGCACGAGACCGACTTCGACGCCGTCTACCAGGGCCGAGAGTCCGCACAGAACGTCCCCTGGGTGCCGTGGAACATCGGGGAGCCCCAGCCCAAGCTGGCCGAGCTCGAACCGCAGGGGGTGTTCCGCAGCGATGTCCTGGACGCCGGCTGCGGAGTCGGGGTCACGAGCCTGTTCCTGGCCCGGATGGGATACACGGTCGTCGGGCTCGACTCGGCGCCGTCCGCCATCGCGGCCGCGCAACAGGCGACGGAGGGTGACGGCCTCCCGGTCACGTTCGACGTGGCCGACCTGACCACGTTGCAGGGCTACGAGGGGCGCTTCCGCGCGGTCGTCGACTCGGGGACGATACCGGCCGTCTCGGACGACAAGCGCGCGGACTACCTGGCGTGCCTCGCCCGCTCCACCACCGACGACGCGACGCTCTCGATCCTCACGTTCGCCCGGGATGCGCGGTCGGTGATGCCGAAGGGGCCGACCTTGTTCAGCGCCGACGAGCTGGCGACGCTCGTGGAGAAGGACTGGGAGATCGATCGGCTGGAGCCGTCCTCCATCGCGGCGCGGCTGGCCCCGGAGCTCGGCGACAAGGCTCTCGGGACCGACGAGAAGGGCCGGGTGCTGGTCCCGGCGCTGCTGCTCGTCGCACACAAGCGGTAGTCGCCTTCCCGCACCGGCCCCGCACAGGTGGCGGGGGCCGGTGCCGCCTTCACACAGGGTCCTCGTGCCCCTGTCGGACTGCCGGCCGACCGATGGCCAGGACCCGGTGCCCAGCTGCCGGAGCCGCTCGTTCTTCTTGCCCACGCGAAGGACTGCACCCGTGCATGAGGAGTGCTCGTGACCACTCATCAAACAGTCATGATCATGGTCGGTCTGGCGTTGATACTCGCGCTCGCCCACGTGCTCGGGCGACTCGCGCGGCGGTGCGGGCAGCCCGCGGTCATCGGCGAGATCCTGGCCGGCATCCTGCTCGGTCCGACCCTGTTTCACGGTGCCCTGTCGGAAACGCTCGTACCTCTCGACACCCGGCCGATGCTCACCACGCTCGGCAACCTCGGGGCCGCGCTCTTCATGTTCCTGGTCGGTCTCGAACTCGACTACCGGCTCTTGCGCGGGAACGGGCGGGCCACGGCCGGGGTGGCCGTCGGGTCGATCGTCTGCGCGTTCGGACTCGGTGTCCTGCTCGCGCTGTACCTGTGGAACGACCACGCGGTCGAACACCGTCTCGGCTTCCTGCTGTTCATCGGCGCGGCCATGTCCATCACGGCGTTCCCGGTGCTGGCCCGCATCCTCAATGACCGGGGGATCCAGCACACCAGGATCGGTGCACTGGCCCTGGCGAGTGCGGCCGTCGGGGACGTGGCGGCCTGGCTCCTGCTCGCGGCGCTGCTCACCTTCACGGGGAGCCAGAACTCCTGGCAGGTCCTGCTGATAGTGCCGTACGCCCTGGCCATGGTGTGGGTGCTGCGGCCGTTGCTCGGCAGGCTCTTCGCCGCGCGGGCCAGGGGCCGAGGAGGCCACGAAGACGCGGCTGGGGAGCAAGGGACCAGAGCCACCCTGACGGTGCTGCTTCTTGTCTCGGGCGCGCTGAGCGAGTGGCTCGGGCTGCACTTCATCTTCGGTGTGTTCCTCGCCGGGGCGATCGTGCCACGGCGTGGCACGGAGAGGCTGCGCGCGGCGATCAGGGACCGGTTTGAGACGATCATCTGGATGCTGCTGCCGGCGTACTTCGCCGTATCGGGGTTGAAGGTGGACCTGACCACAGTGGGCGGCGCCGGACTCGGCAAACTGGGGCTGATCCTCCTCGTGGCGATCGGCGGCAAGTTCGGTGGCGCCTATCTGGGAGCACGGTTCGCCGGCCAGTCCGGGAGATCGGCCACGACGCTGGGCATCCTCATGAACACCCGTGGCCTCACCGAACTGATCATCCTCGGCGTCGGCCTGCAACTGGGTCTGCTCGATACGGAGCTGTACTCGCTGATGGTGGTCATGGCCCTCGTCACCACCGCCATGACCGCACCACTGCTGCGCTGGGCCTATCCGAGCCACCTGATCGACGCGGACCTGCGGGAGCTGGCCGAGGAGCGGATCGGGGAGCCGAAGTACATCAAGCTCGCCCGGCCCGTGGGTGCGAAGCGGCCGCAGGCGGGGTGACGGCCCACGCCCTCCTGACGGGGCTGCCGTCCCCGGCCGCTCAGAGCGTTTCCGTCAGCCGGCGCTCGGCGATGCGACGTCGTCGGGTACAACCAACGAAATCAGGATCGAGATCAAGCGCTCGCGGCTCTGTTCGCTGATAGGCGCGAGGAACCGTTTCGTTACCTTGTCCTCGACCGAGTCGAGGCCGCCGCGGAGCTGGCGCTCCCCGTACTCGGTCAGCGTCACGGCGTAGCGCCGGCGGTCGTGCCGGTCACGCAGCCTGACGACGTAGCCCATCCGCTCCAGCTCGTCGACCAGGGTCACCATCGTCGACCGGTCGATACGCAGGTGCTCACCGATGTACTGCTGCGAGCGGTTGCCGTTGACGTCGATGAACCGGAGGATTCCCCAGTGCCGCGCGCTGAGTCCGTACGGGGCGAGCTCCCTCTCGAACTGCGCAGTCAGGAGCTGCCCTGCCTTGTTCAGCAGGAACCCGATGGAGCTCGCGAAGTTCGGCGGCAGGGTTGGCGAACCGTTCGGGTTGGTATCTGTTTGGTTGATGTCATCCATCGTCTGACCTGTCTATGCTCAGTGATTTGATTGTGGTCCACCAAAACGGTCAGCCACCATGACGAGCGTATCGCTATCAGACTTGACGAGCGAGTGGCGTCCACTGTGAATTATTCTGACCTGTTCGTCAGTCAACCGTGAAGATCCGTTCGAACGGGGTCGGGGGCGACGTCGCGCCCCTGTGCGGGGCCGCCTCGGATCGACGTACAGAGTATCGCCGCTTACCCGCCGCTCGAGGGAGCGGGAGTGATGCAGCCGCAGAACCTGGCAACGCAGGTGTTGTTCATCGTCTTTGGCTCAGATTGACAAGCTGACTGATCAAACCCACTATGAATAGTGGAAGTGCAGGATCGTCAGTGCTCATGAGTATATTCTTCGGAGGTCGAGCACGGAGCCTCCGGGGGAGGGTGTGATGGCGACCGTCCGTCCGATCACACTGCCGCACCGCGGGCATGTGCCGTTCATCGACGCTCCGATCTACAGCAGTCCACATCCACACGTATGAGGAGAGCACCATGAGTGGAGACATCGTCTTCTTCGACCTGCCCGGCAAGGACGCCGGGGCAACGGCGAAGTTCTGGGAGTCGCTGTTCGGGTGGGAGTTCAGGGAGGGGAACTTCCCGGGTTACTCGATGATTCACGGCCCGAGCCCGATGGGCGGCTTCCCGCACGGGGACACGTCGAAGTTCCCGCGCGTCTACTTCGGCGTCGACGACCTGAACGCGGCCATCGAGCGGGTGCGTGAACTCGGCGGCACGGCGGGCGAGACGGTGAACATCCCCGCGGGAATGTTCGCCAACTGTGTCGATGACCAGGGGGTGGAGTTCAGCCTCTTCCAGGCGGCCGGCGAGTAGGGCTGATCCCGGCCGGAAGCACCGGAATCAGGGGTGGGGTCCGTCAGCGCGTTGGCGACCAGGCCATCGCGGATGGTCCACCGTCCTTCGAATTGTCCGACCCTGTGTCTCCCCGCCAGCGGTCCGGGGAGGAGGAGTTCGGCTCGGAAGCGTCCCTGCGACGCTGCATCGGCTTCCTCGGGACCCGGTGGAGCTCGATAGCCGCCTCCTCGAAGCCGAGCCACATCCCGGTCAGGGGTAACCAGGCCTTGTGTACGGACTCCTTGGTGCTGAACAGCGGTCGGTCCCAGTGGACGTCGGGCCGCCCGTCGGCGCGGGCGGCCAGGCGGACCCGCTCGGCGGGGAGCGACACGGAACGCAGCACACCGTCCCGGAGCGGAACAGTGAGGCTCGGCGTCGATGCCGAGGGAGGCCAGGCCCGTGGCGCGGGTGAGGGCGGCGGCCCGGTGTCCGTCGCAGTGGGTCATGATGCCGATCAGCCCCTTGGGCCAGCGCGGGGCGCCGTGCTCTGCCGGCAGGACGGGCTGTGGGGGGCCCTATGGAGGTGTGGGAGGCGGCGTCGGCCAGGGCTGCGAACGCGGACAGGAAGAAGGCCCGTTTGGGCTGTGTGGTAGTCGTAGCGAGAGTCCTCTTCGCCGCGCACCTTGTGGGTGACGGCGACGGCGATCCGGGCGCCCTTCCTCAGCAGCCAGGCCTTGCTCGGATTGTGCCGGCCAACCGATTGCTGGGACGCGGGAAGGCGTCGACCGGTCCTCGGGTCCCACAGCCGCACCAGTGCGTGCCGGCCCGTATCCTCGGGGCTCGGATTCTGGAAGGCATAGAAGTGCAGCAGGCGTCTGCCGTCGTAGGAGAAGTCCACAGACGTCTCGTGCACGTCGCCGCGGTCGGCCAGGGCTCCCGGCAGGGCGCGTGGGCGGGGGACACTGTCGGTCAGGTCCAGAGCAGGACCTGTCCGTCCGTCGTCGCCAGCGCGTAGCGTCGACCGTCGTCGCTCAACGTATGTTCGTACATCGACGTACCCGAGCGCACAGGTATCGAGTAGGCGACGGCTGCGGCGCACGAGGCGCAAGCGGGCGGCTTCTCGTCGAGCTGCTGTTGTTGCTGTGTGTGCCGCTGCGCTCGTCGACGTCAGGGGTGTGGGCGAGGAGCCTGGGAGTGATGGCCATCGTCTCGTATGTGTGTTCTCGGCAAGCGCCGCCACCATGGTGTCGCCAAGGAGCTGTGCAGGCCGGTTCACTGCATCGCGAAGGGGCGGGGAGCGCAAGGTGAGCGCGGACGCCTGCGGACAGTGCAACACGGCATGCGAGCAGCAGGACCGTGATCGGTCCTCTGATCTGCAAAACAGGATCTGATGCGATGTTGAGACCCTTGACCTGGGGTTTTACGTGTTCCGACTGCTGGTGCTGGCTCACGTGAACGGTCTCCGATACGCAGCAGGAGTTGGCGGCTCGCCGCGGTACAACTCGCCGGAGGTATCCCGCTGAGTGCTCCGCCTCCGGCTACACCCTCTTCGTCTCGGCGAGAGGACGCGACCTCAATTCGATCATAAGTGAATTAAATGATCTTCATTGAACTATGGGACGAATCTCCTCAAACGGTGCATGCCGGATTGGTGTGCAAGCGATTTCAAACTCAAGACGTCGATGTTTCAGCCAATCTTCACTCTGTGGTTGGGTGTGGCGACTGGCTGCGAGCATTCCCGAAACGGGATGAACCAGGGCTCCGCTGTCCGGTATCAACCCGTTCTTATGGCGGTTGACCGCATGCGGCCTTCCGCCTGTCTGGATGTTCGCTGGGGGGTATTTGAGCCACCCGCCGAATAATGCACTTGACAAGTGAATCATCAATCGGATTAATCCTGGAAGGGTGGTGATCTGCATCACGCGCGCATTCGATTGACTCGCAATCTCTCCAGTGAGGTACATTCGAGTTGCTCGAAAGCGCTCTCTACGGGAATGTTTCGAGCGCGCAGCCGGCGCTTCGGCGTCGAAAATAAATGCATGAAAGGAGGTGACGAGAATGAAGATTCGTAAGGTTACTGTTTCGAAGACCTTCACGCAGCCGCGGTAATATTCGCGGAACCGGAAGGCTGGCTGCGATGTCCATTCCGCAGCACCTGAGGTGCCCCCGCCTTCGCGAATAAGGCGGGGGCACCCCCTATTCTAGACCCTCTCGTGCGCCTGAGGTACTGCCCTTGGTTGGCGCACAGGTATCCCAGGAGACGAGAAGATCCGCGTGCCTGCTGAGTCTGTTTCCCTGCCTGAACGTCCTCGCGTGAAG encodes:
- a CDS encoding aromatase/cyclase, whose translation is MENTQHTEHTVTAQVPQSVVWEVLTDIENYPNLFGATKSAAITERGDGYEIARLEVDVSGQLQAWTTRRDLDPELGVIAYRQLETAPLVAHMSGEWRALPYGPDRTQVVLTHDFAARQEGADGKVAGQFTHAEAHEMLAGAVERNSTAHLAAVRDEAERRAARAKRAA
- a CDS encoding cyclase family protein — protein: MATLIDLSVPTGPNAGEATPVQIDTLTHEQGPAVLGLKTSDFPDGMAISSETITLTTHTGTHMDAPLHYGPHSGGEPARSIDKVPLEWCIGPGVRLDVRHIKPGEEIGEADVTEALGVAEHTLGDGDIVLLWTGADRLWGSTEYLTTYPGLSGGATRFLVERGVRVIGIDAWGLDRPMASMIEDYRRTGDRETLWPAHVYGREREYLQLEKLANLGQLPGPTGFTVMCFPIPVVNAGAGWTRVVAVTGRFVESDG
- a CDS encoding adenosylmethionine--8-amino-7-oxononanoate transaminase, coding for MAWLGRDVERWATADDAGALASRAAATDSAELLALDRAHVWHPFRPMPGVDEQLLVTEAEGVRLTLADGRELIDGMSSFWAAVHGYRNPVLDKALADQASRFTHVMFGGLTHEPAIRLAHTLVDLTPDGLEHVYFCDSGAVSVEVALKMCLQYWRSSGRSEKRRMLTWRRGYHGASLHAMSVCDPDDGGHASWQGLLPEQVFLPAPPASSATSLRSATDPARTDDEQLDPAYVDTMARTIAAHADELAAIIVEPVVQSAGGMRFHDPGYLRVLRELADEHDVLLIFDEMATGFGHTGALFAADHVGVTPDVMCLGKTLTGGYMSMAATLCTTRVADGIRQGELPVLVHGQTFMANALTAAVANASLGLLVDGDWKGDVARIERALRRGLQEAVHADGVVDVRVLGAIGVIELDHPVDKRMAKAAVDNGVWLRPFGNLIYCLPPYLCTDDDIARICAAMVAAATVGAAPNPPQH
- a CDS encoding NAD(P)/FAD-dependent oxidoreductase, coding for MPDHDVIVVGGGHNGLTAGAYMAKAGLDVVVLEASDEVGGGVVTQEVTLPGFRHDLHAIAHVFVQLNPLLRNDELGLLSRYGLEYVFPDPAIAVAFPDGEHIEFYRDPDRTAETIAAISPADAQNYLRFHKFADSMLDMLVDAMFSPPLPMGEFFALLGRTEAGREMTRLLMMSYLDVIDEWFEHPKIKAALARWVSELICAPEEGGTGAFLLAMVPTMHRYGVGFPVGGSGALSTALASAFVDLGGTIRTSTPVDRFLFEDERVTGVRLGTGEEVTAARAVVADLNIRQIPEMVDHRFGPEWDAKALRGKRTAFSCLVGHLALSEAPVYAAGDEVTRAGIQEFALPLPELRQAFDGLKYGTTAVGMPSAVVASVWDPTRAPEGQHTLYLLGYAPMELEGQSWDEHKEEIFDEIFATFCKLTTNMDSTKVLSRSIKSPLDAARFNASWPSGDASHLGQQIHQYLGNRPMPNMGYRLPADGFFLVGPSTHPGGGANCGARAGVQAILTDLGIDPGPVLRPN
- a CDS encoding class I SAM-dependent methyltransferase; the encoded protein is MQHETDFDAVYQGRESAQNVPWVPWNIGEPQPKLAELEPQGVFRSDVLDAGCGVGVTSLFLARMGYTVVGLDSAPSAIAAAQQATEGDGLPVTFDVADLTTLQGYEGRFRAVVDSGTIPAVSDDKRADYLACLARSTTDDATLSILTFARDARSVMPKGPTLFSADELATLVEKDWEIDRLEPSSIAARLAPELGDKALGTDEKGRVLVPALLLVAHKR
- a CDS encoding cation:proton antiporter, with the translated sequence MTTHQTVMIMVGLALILALAHVLGRLARRCGQPAVIGEILAGILLGPTLFHGALSETLVPLDTRPMLTTLGNLGAALFMFLVGLELDYRLLRGNGRATAGVAVGSIVCAFGLGVLLALYLWNDHAVEHRLGFLLFIGAAMSITAFPVLARILNDRGIQHTRIGALALASAAVGDVAAWLLLAALLTFTGSQNSWQVLLIVPYALAMVWVLRPLLGRLFAARARGRGGHEDAAGEQGTRATLTVLLLVSGALSEWLGLHFIFGVFLAGAIVPRRGTERLRAAIRDRFETIIWMLLPAYFAVSGLKVDLTTVGGAGLGKLGLILLVAIGGKFGGAYLGARFAGQSGRSATTLGILMNTRGLTELIILGVGLQLGLLDTELYSLMVVMALVTTAMTAPLLRWAYPSHLIDADLRELAEERIGEPKYIKLARPVGAKRPQAG
- a CDS encoding MarR family winged helix-turn-helix transcriptional regulator, whose translation is MDDINQTDTNPNGSPTLPPNFASSIGFLLNKAGQLLTAQFERELAPYGLSARHWGILRFIDVNGNRSQQYIGEHLRIDRSTMVTLVDELERMGYVVRLRDRHDRRRYAVTLTEYGERQLRGGLDSVEDKVTKRFLAPISEQSRERLISILISLVVPDDVASPSAG
- a CDS encoding VOC family protein, producing the protein MSGDIVFFDLPGKDAGATAKFWESLFGWEFREGNFPGYSMIHGPSPMGGFPHGDTSKFPRVYFGVDDLNAAIERVRELGGTAGETVNIPAGMFANCVDDQGVEFSLFQAAGE